A single window of Oxyura jamaicensis isolate SHBP4307 breed ruddy duck chromosome 3, BPBGC_Ojam_1.0, whole genome shotgun sequence DNA harbors:
- the ACYP2 gene encoding acylphosphatase-2 isoform X3 codes for MSTLGKASGALKSVDYEVFGRVQGVCFRMYTEEEARKLGVVGWVKNTSQGTVTGQVQGPEDKVNAMCRCSCSVDAASCVLQLKPL; via the exons ATGTCTACCCTGGGGAAGGCCTCGGGCGCGCTCAAATCGGTGGATTACGAAGTGTTCGGGCGGGTGCAAG GTGTTTGTTTCAGGATG taCACAGAAGAGGAAGCTAGGAAGCTAGGAGTGGTTGGCTGGGTTAAAAATACCAGTCAAGGAACAGTAACAGGCCAAGTTCAAGGCCCAGAAGATAAAGTAAATGCAAT GTGTCGCTGTTCGTGTTCTGTAGATGCTGCCAGCTGTGTGCTTCAGTTGAAACCCCTCTAA